The Engystomops pustulosus chromosome 3, aEngPut4.maternal, whole genome shotgun sequence region GAGAAGAGGAAGTCTGTCTCAGTAAGGACAGCTATGAGTCTtctggggaccatgacatcatgcaTCCAGAGTGTGGCCTGGTGCCAAAATCACTCAAGAACACTACAGTCATGGATTCTTACAAAATGGGACagaaatcatcatcatcttcatttaCCATTGATAATCCCCTCAAAAGTGAAGGAATCACTAAGATGGTGGAAGAATCCCGGGAATCTACGGAAAGGCGTAAATTGGGTCCAATGGCCGTTAACCCAGATCCAAACAGACGCCAGCAGCTCCGGATGGGGGGCTCTCCTTCCAGGCAAATATATCCAGGGTTGTTGGACCCGGGAAACGGCACATACCTCGTCGAACGAGAGAGAGCTAAGAGCGGTCCTGAACACTCTAAAATCCTGTACCAGCGAGCTGAAAGGTCACCATGTGAAAATTATGTCGGACAACACTACCACGGTTGCCTATCTAAGGAGACAAGGAGGTACCAGATCAAAAAGGCTACTGAAAATATCACAACAAATATTTTCCTGGGCAGAAGAAAATATCCAGTCGATCTCGGCCATCCATCTGAGGGGCTCAGAAAATATAGTAGCAGATTACCTCAGCCGGTCCCAAATCCTTCCCCACGAATGGAGCCTGAACGAGGAAGTCTTCCAAGAGATTGTTCTAAGATGGGGACTGCCGGACATCGACTTGTTTGCCTCCAGGAAGAATTCCAAAGTGAAAAAGTTCTTCTCCTTGAACCCAAAAGAAGTCCCCTGGGGACTAGATGCTTTCTCACAGACCTGGAATCAGGACCTAGTATATGCTTTCCCTCCGATTCCATTGATAAGCAAGGTGTTGCAAAAACTACTAGTCAGTCCAACCAAGCTCATCTTAGTAGCACCCTTTTGGCCAAAGAAAAATTGGTTCCCAAGTCTACAAAAGTTGGCGATAGACCTTCCGTTTATCCTACCCAGGAGGCCggaccttctacatcagggaccAGTCCTTCATCAGAACCCAGGGTTCCTAAACCtagcagcctggatcctgaaagcacCTTAAGATCAAAAGGTTTATCATATAAGGTAATAAAAACCTTAAAGAATAGTAGAAAACCTGTAACCCATGCCATATactttaaaatatggaaaaagttttgttTCTGGTCAAAAGATATGCCTAACCAGGGTTCCCCAAATATCTGTCAGATTCTTGATTTTCTGCAGGAGGGGTTCGAGAAGGGACTACGACCTAGCACCTTGAGAGTCCAGGTCTCAGCCTTGAGCGCCTACTTCGACACAGCGCTAGcagaacacaggtgggtaaagaGGTTCTTTCAGGCCTGCTCACGCTTACGTCCTACTGTCAAAGATTCATCCCCTCAGTGGGATCTATCTCTAGTCCTAGACGCTTTAACTATGGGGCCTTTCGAGCCAATCGACCCGAGCCAAATGCgttttttgacacaaaaaactgcctTTTTAATCGCCATTACATCTGCTAGAAGACTGGGCGAGTTACAGGCCTTGTCCATCTGTGAACCCTATTTATCTGTGTCAGAAGATAGGATCACGCTCAGACTTGACAgaaattttttaccaaaaattgtctcaaatttcCATAGGAACCAGGAAATAATCTTACCCACGTTTtgccatcatccaaaaaatcctgTGGAAGAGAAGTGGCATCTACTGGATGTAAGACGTACTGTTCTTAAATATCTTGAAGCATCCAATCCTTGGAGAAAAGATTTAAATTTATTTGTTCAATTTGCAGGAAGAAATAAAGGCAAGAAAGCTTCAAAAGCCACTATTGGACGCTGGATTACAGATACCATTAAGGAATGTTATAAAATCAAAGGTGTTCCACTACCTCTCTCCgtcaaagcccattccactagggccttgtctacatcttgggctgagagaggaggagcatccATTGAAGAAATCTGCAAAGCCGCTACATGGAGTACAAATGTCACATTTGCAAagcactataggctaaatgtcTTAGCCGCCAAAGATCTGGCATTTGGCCGAAAAGTGCTTCAggctgtagtccctccctaaactgggcataaatttggtatgtctccagtggggccgtcatggtgacgaaatggaaaaaaggaattagtccttaccggtaattcaatttccataagtccaccatgacggccctgtTATTtccctcccatat contains the following coding sequences:
- the LOC140121353 gene encoding uncharacterized protein isoform X1, which encodes MSPLEGSFRPAKIECHLSSPSRRKRYGSLLTFVFDKKAKWDFQINYKLEIFEQMGNLCQIQNGINQIHYALDTLQSLFMYLGSQGCLLSRTYPYEITKILKICRIISLWGRISFSIYCITLWSLLSPPGFHQGHGRSSKISPNGRNQRDSVLRRLPNNRRLRKEGKSSWENKEIREEEVCLSKDSYESSGDHDIMHPECGLVPKSLKNTTVMDSYKMGQKSSSSSFTIDNPLKSEGITKMVEESRESTERRKLGPMAVNPDPNRRQQLRMGGSPSRQIYPGLLDPGNGTYLVERERAKSGPEHSKILYQRAERSPCENYVGQHYHGCLSKETRRYQIKKATENITTNIFLGRRKYPVDLGHPSEGLRKYSSRLPQPVPNPSPRMEPERGSLPRDCSKMGTAGHRLVCLQEEFQSEKVLLLEPKRSPLGTRCFLTDLESGPSICFPSDSIDKQGVAKTTSQSNQAHLSSTLLAKEKLVPKSTKVGDRPSVYPTQEAGPSTSGTSPSSEPRVPKPSSLDPESTLRSKGLSYKVIKTLKNSRKPVTHAIYFKIWKKFCFWSKDMPNQGSPNICQILDFLQEGFEKGLRPSTLRVQVSALSAYFDTALAEHRWVKRFFQACSRLRPTVKDSSPQWDLSLVLDALTMGPFEPIDPSQMRFLTQKTAFLIAITSARRLGELQALSICEPYLSVSEDRITLRLDRNFLPKIVSNFHRNQEIILPTFCHHPKNPVEEKWHLLDVRRTVLKYLEASNPWRKDLNLFVQFAGRNKGKKASKATIGRWITDTIKECYKIKGVPLPLSVKAHSTRALSTSWAERGGASIEEICKAATWSTNVTFAKHYRLNVLAAKDLAFGRKVLQAVVPP
- the LOC140121353 gene encoding uncharacterized protein isoform X2, producing the protein MSPLEGSFRPAKIECHLSSPSRRKSPPGFHQGHGRSSKISPNGRNQRDSVLRRLPNNRRLSKSFRKPKGYNNRSFTNSGMDHKFRQIRLNSESHKRIFRSVFKFSNPDLVSSTGKEGKSSWENKEIREEEVCLSKDSYESSGDHDIMHPECGLVPKSLKNTTVMDSYKMGQKSSSSSFTIDNPLKSEGITKMVEESRESTERRKLGPMAVNPDPNRRQQLRMGGSPSRQIYPGLLDPGNGTYLVERERAKSGPEHSKILYQRAERSPCENYVGQHYHGCLSKETRRYQIKKATENITTNIFLGRRKYPVDLGHPSEGLRKYSSRLPQPVPNPSPRMEPERGSLPRDCSKMGTAGHRLVCLQEEFQSEKVLLLEPKRSPLGTRCFLTDLESGPSICFPSDSIDKQGVAKTTSQSNQAHLSSTLLAKEKLVPKSTKVGDRPSVYPTQEAGPSTSGTSPSSEPRVPKPSSLDPESTLRSKGLSYKVIKTLKNSRKPVTHAIYFKIWKKFCFWSKDMPNQGSPNICQILDFLQEGFEKGLRPSTLRVQVSALSAYFDTALAEHRWVKRFFQACSRLRPTVKDSSPQWDLSLVLDALTMGPFEPIDPSQMRFLTQKTAFLIAITSARRLGELQALSICEPYLSVSEDRITLRLDRNFLPKIVSNFHRNQEIILPTFCHHPKNPVEEKWHLLDVRRTVLKYLEASNPWRKDLNLFVQFAGRNKGKKASKATIGRWITDTIKECYKIKGVPLPLSVKAHSTRALSTSWAERGGASIEEICKAATWSTNVTFAKHYRLNVLAAKDLAFGRKVLQAVVPP